Below is a genomic region from Chloroflexota bacterium.
GTAGAAGGCGGCGGGATTGCCACCACCACCGAGCATCATGAGCGCCCATTCGACACCGAGGTCGGCGACCGCCTCCGTCGCAGAGCGGTTCTCGAGCGTGACGTGGAGCCGGATGGTGGGCGCGCGCCGATCGCCGTCGAACGTGATGCGCTTCTCGATCCGGAGGGTGCCGCCGTCGCTGTCGAGCCGGACGTCCCGGCCGAGGACGATGGCGCCTTCGCCGAGGTGGACGACGTCGTACGCGCCGTCACGGGCGTCCGCGAGCTCCTCCGCCCGTGCCTCGGCGAAGGCCAGTGCGGTCGTTCCGGGCGTGAAGAGGTGGACGAGTCCGGAGCGGCGCTCGTACCCGTCGTAGCGGACGTGGGCGGCAAGGCCGGGTTCGCGCGCGCGCACGACCTCGTGGATGGACGACACCGCGCCGCCGTTCGTGCCGTTGCCGGGCTCGACCGCCTCCGCCGCGGCGCTGGCGGCGCGAGCCGCCGCGGCGTCGGTCTCGATGAGCCGGACGTGGTACGCCTCTCGCCGGCGACGAAGGACGGACGTGAGGGCGTGGCGCACCGGCCGGATGTCCCACGACGCGATGCCGCCGCCACCGGCCGGATCGACGACCACGACCTGGCCCGGCGCGGTGACGAGGATCTCGGCGACGCCGTCGAGGTTCGTGTCCGCCCGCACGATCCCGTCGACGACGATGCCGGACGAGCGGGCGACCGCGTCGGCGAAGTCCTCCGCGGCGATGAGGTGCTCGTACGTCGCGAGCCGCATGTGGGTGATGTAGATCCCGCCGAAGACACCGTGCCAGTAGCAATCGTTGCTCTGGCCCTGGAGCAGCTCGGCGGTCGCGAGGTCCGCCAGGCGGCGGATCTCCGGCTCCCCGTCGTCGGCGAGCTCGTGGGCACGGGCGACCTTGTCGGAGGTCCGAAGCATCTGCTTGTGGAGCTCGTTGATCTCGCGGTACTTGACCTGGAAGTTGCGCCAGAAGCCGCCGCGAAGCCAGCGCGCCTCGGGCCGCCCCTCGCGCTCGGCCCGGACGAGCGCCGCCTCGAACACCGTACCCTCGTCCACCGGAAGCGCCCACTCGCCCATCTCCGCGTACGAGGAGGTCGGGATGTAGGCCCGGCCGACGGGCCGCTCCCGCTCCATCCACTCGCTCGGGGTGACGAGCTCGA
It encodes:
- a CDS encoding DUF1926 domain-containing protein, with amino-acid sequence MGHRVSLALVLHNHQPVGNFGWVIAEVYERAYEPLVAALERHPHVRLALHYSGALLDWFAAERPEFLERLGRLVAADRVELLGGGYYEPVLASLPERDRLAQLIRMADAIERIGGRRPHGAWLAERVWEPDLPVSLVDAGYRWTILDDTHLRAASIDESRLWGTYTTDDQGRLLTIFASDKGLRYRLPFGDVDEAIAYLRDHATDDGHLLGTMGDDGEKFGSWPGTFEHCWGAGQWVDRFFSALAANATWLELVTPSEWMERERPVGRAYIPTSSYAEMGEWALPVDEGTVFEAALVRAEREGRPEARWLRGGFWRNFQVKYREINELHKQMLRTSDKVARAHELADDGEPEIRRLADLATAELLQGQSNDCYWHGVFGGIYITHMRLATYEHLIAAEDFADAVARSSGIVVDGIVRADTNLDGVAEILVTAPGQVVVVDPAGGGGIASWDIRPVRHALTSVLRRRREAYHVRLIETDAAAARAASAAAEAVEPGNGTNGGAVSSIHEVVRAREPGLAAHVRYDGYERRSGLVHLFTPGTTALAFAEARAEELADARDGAYDVVHLGEGAIVLGRDVRLDSDGGTLRIEKRITFDGDRRAPTIRLHVTLENRSATEAVADLGVEWALMMLGGGGNPAAFYEIDGERTAHDGGGERGDTTRIASGNDHVGLRLTTSIEPAAAVWWSPIETVSNSEYGFERTYQGSALVAVWPMRLAPGERRSVTVEQLVATSRDRDRS